A single genomic interval of Spinacia oleracea cultivar Varoflay chromosome 6, BTI_SOV_V1, whole genome shotgun sequence harbors:
- the LOC110788752 gene encoding UDP-glucuronic acid decarboxylase 5: MASNGDKQSGTKPPPPPSPLRNSKFFQSNMRILVTGGAGFIGSHLVDRLMENEKNEVIVVDNYFTGSKDNLKKWIGHPRFELIRHDVTETLLVEVDQIYHLACPASPIFYKHNPVKTIKTNVMGTLNMLGLAKRVGARILLTSTSEVYGDPLVHPQPETYWGNVNPIGVRSCYDEGKRVAETLMFDYHRQHGIEIRVARIFNTYGPRMNIDDGRVVSNFIAQALRDEPLTVQAPGTQTRSFCFVSDMVDGLIRLMEGEHTGPINIGNPGEFTMLELAETVKELINPKVKIISVENTPDDPRQRKPDITTAMELLGWEPKVKLREGLPLMEEDFRLRLGVPKN; encoded by the exons ATGGCATCCAACGGAGATAAGCAATCAGGAACCAAGCCACCCCCTCCCCCTTCTCCTTTGAGAAATTCTAAGTTTTTtcag TCAAACATGAGAATTTTGGTTACGGGAGGAGCAGGATTTATTGGCTCCCACCTGGTGGATAGATTGATGGAAAATGAAAAGAATGAG GTGATTGTTGTTGATAATTACTTTACTGGTTCGAAGGACAACCTTAAGAAATGGATTGGACATCCAAGATTTGAGCTTATCCGTCATG ATGTCACAGAGACATTACTGGTTGAGGTTGATCAGATATATCACCTTGCATGCCCTGCGTCACCAATTTTTTACAAGCACAACCCTGTAAAG ACAATCAAGACAAATGTGATGGGTACTTTGAATATGCTAGGACTTGCCAAGCGTGTTGGAGCCAG GATTCTGCTTACTTCTACATCAGAGGTGTATGGTGATCCCCTTGTGCATCCTCAACCCGAAACTTACTGGGGAAATGTTAACCCAATTG GAGTTCGGAGTTGTTATGATGAAGGAAAACGTGTTGCTGAAACCTTGATGTTTGACTATCACAGACAGCACGGGATTG AAATCCGTGTAGCCCGAATTTTCAATACTTATGGGCCTCGCATGAATATCGATGATGGCCGTGTTGTCAGCAACTTCATTGCTCAAGCACTTCG GGATGAACCATTAACAGTTCAGGCTCCTGGAACTCAGACTCGGAGTTTCTGCTTTGTGTCTGACATG GTGGATGGTCTAATCAGACTCATGGAAGGAGAGCACACCGGGCCAATCAATATTGGAAATCCTG GTGAATTCACCATGCTTGAACTTGCTGAGACTGTGAAAGAG CTGATCAATCCAAAAGTGAAGATCATCTCAGTGGAAAATACACCCGATGACCCAAGACAAAGGAAGCCGGATATAACAACAGCCATGGAATTGCTTGGTTGGGAGCCAAAGGTGAAATTGAGGGAAGGACTCCCTCTTATGGAAGAGGATTTCCGCCTGAGGCTCGGAGTTCCCAAGAATTGA
- the LOC110788753 gene encoding histone H4: MSGRGKGGKGLGKGGAKRHRKVLRDNIQGITKPAIRRLARRGGVKRISGLIYEETRGVLKIFLENVIRDAVTYTEHARRKTVTAMDVVYALKRQGRTLYGFGG, translated from the coding sequence ATGTCAGGCCGTGGAAAGGGAGGCAAGGGTTTGGGAAAGGGAGGAGCGAAGCGTCACAGGAAAGTTTTGAGGGATAACATCCAGGGAATCACCAAGCCTGCCATTCGTCGTCTTGCTAGAAGAGGTGGTGTGAAGCGTATCAGCGGTCTGATCTACGAAGAGACCCGTGGTGTCCTCAAGATCTTTTTGGAGAACGTCATTCGTGATGCTGTCACCTATACTGAGCACGCCAGGAGGAAGACTGTCACCGCTATGGATGTCGTCTATGCCCTCAAGAGGCAAGGAAGAACTCTCTACGGTTTCGGCGGTTAA